Sequence from the Clostridium butyricum genome:
AGATACATTGTTACAATTGTAGTTAAAATAACAACTACAACAGCAGACCAGAATGGTGAATATCCTTTGTAAAGCATAGGTATAAAAAGATATAATATACACATGAATGTAAAAAATAAACCTATTGCTGACTTTAATCCCTTCTTGCCTCCAATAGCCCATAACATTAATACGAAAAGTCCAACAAATCCATAAATTATAGGTTCTCTATAATAACTATATACAGATGCAGAATAATTATCTCCACTTGTGCTTAAATTTAAAATAATCTTTGTATTAACATTGCATTTAGCTCCATAAAGATATCCATAAAAACTTGTTGCCTCAATAGTTCTCCCTTTGAATTCACCACTGAGTACTTTTACCTTTATCTTCTGCCTGCTTTCTTGTGTATTTTTATTTTCATCTACAATCTCAGTAACAATTCCTTTTTCGAAACTCGTTCCTTCTCTATTTACAAGCTGAACTCTCTGAAAATTATTAAAAAATAATAAAAATACACAAAATCCAATTCCTAATGTTAATATTATACCTCTTCTTATATTATCTTTCTTATTACTAAATAAATTTGCAAGCATATTCTTGACCTCCTAAAAAAACCATAGGAGCAAGTTTCTATACTTACTCCCACAATTACTAAAAACATCTTTCTCAATATTATAATTCTTCTTTTGTTTTAATCTATATACTATCTCTGCTTATGAATTTTCTACTTTGTTTTAGTTATTTTAAATGTATCGTCTATTTTTTCTCCATTATCAGTTCTATAAGTACTTATTGAAAATTCTGTATCACTAATATGGATTGTAGAATATGTTGGAACATCTTCTTGCCATCTTGATGCAATATATGATTGTTTTCTAGTAACTAAATCATAATACTTACTTCCTGATGCTGAGTTTGCAGTCATATAAAGAATTCCTTCTGGATCAACTACATTATTAATATCACCTTTTGTTGTCTCAACAGCTTTTTTATCCTCAACATATTTTAAATATTCTTCATATTTTTCATCACTTTTAACTTCACCATCAAAATATTTTTCAAAATCATCTTCTGATAATAATTTAGATTCATCCTTTTCTTTATATCCACCAGATAATATGTGAGATCTTGAATATGCATGATCATGACCAGTTAATACAACATCAATATCATTATCTTCAAATATAGGAACTAATGAATACCTTAAAGATACTATTTCTGGCTCATTTGAATGTTCACCTGAACCATAAATATCTTGATGCAGTGTAACAACTTTCCATCTTGCATCCTTATTTTCACTTACAGCTTTTTCAATAAATTCTTTGTGCTCTGCAATATTATAATTATTTGTATTTAATACCATGAAAAGAGTATTTCCATATGTATAATAATAATCTCCACCTGCTACAGTTTCCCCAAGTTCTGAAGCATTTGGGTTATTGAAATGATACGAATAATTTCCACTTGGTGCATCATGATTTCCTATAGTAGTTGCCACCGGAAGCGACTTAAGAGCATCTGCACTTAAATATCCTGCATATTCAATTTCATTCTTGTCATATGTCTTACTTGGATTTTTCTTATCTCTTGATTGTATCTGATCTCCAGCTGAAATCATAAAACTTATATTAGGATTATCTTTTAATGCTGTATTTATAGTATTATTCCAGTTAAAACTATCATTTCTAGTTGCTTTATCCTGTCCTTGTTCAGTTTCTGATCCTGTTGCTATGTTTCCACTTGAAGAACCAATCTGTGGGTCCCCTACAAATAATATATCGAATTCTTTAGTACTTCTTGCTCTATAAGAAACTGGTTCACTCCATTTTCCATCAACTGTATAACTATAATAATATGTTGTATTTTCAGTTAATCCTGTAACAATACACTTATTAGATACATATCCACTCACAGCTTCTTCACTAGTTACCTCAATTTCTTTTCCATCTTTTAAATCAGCTCTTTTTCCAAACTTAAATCTTGGTTTTTCATTAGATTTTTTTGAATACCATGAAAAGTTAAGTTCAGTTTCATCTTTACCTGGTGTTAAAGAAACCTGTGTAGGATTATTCTTTATTTGTTCCCATTCATCACACCATTTTTCCCATTCTCCATTGTCTGCTGCTGATGTCTTACTAGCCTCTGTCCATCCATCATTGTCTGCTGCAAATACCCCTGCACTTGCACTTAAAACAACCGTTAATGTAAGTAAAATAGTCATTAATTTTTTTGCACGTTTTATCATTATTACTCCTCCAAAATTAGCTTACTATATGATTATAGCTTTTGAAATTATTTGAAATTAGTGGCAATTAATCCACAAAAATTATTATACAGAAATTTAATGGTAGATAAATGTTTGTTAAAGGCTTTTTACGTATTTTAACTCATCTTTTACATAACATGTACCATTCTTAACATTTCTAATTATTTGCAAAATAAAAAATCATATGTGTAATAAAACTAAAATTACACATATGATTTTTTTATTAATAATATATTTAATTTTTATTGAACTCTAGGGATAATTCCAGTTATAATAAGACCTGCCCATTCTTTATCATCGTATTGAATCCATTCACATTCAACATCAAGATGTTTAAGCCATGCATTTAATCCATAACTTTTTTTACTTACATTTGGACACTTTCTTCCATGGATTTCTTTTATGTACTCAAGAAGATCAGTTTGCTCATCTCTACCAAGTTCCTTGTTCATAATATTTCTTATATAATCAATACATTCAGT
This genomic interval carries:
- a CDS encoding YibE/F family protein is translated as MLANLFSNKKDNIRRGIILTLGIGFCVFLLFFNNFQRVQLVNREGTSFEKGIVTEIVDENKNTQESRQKIKVKVLSGEFKGRTIEATSFYGYLYGAKCNVNTKIILNLSTSGDNYSASVYSYYREPIIYGFVGLFVLMLWAIGGKKGLKSAIGLFFTFMCILYLFIPMLYKGYSPFWSAVVVVILTTIVTMYLIDGFTVKSVSATLGTIIGVIIAGAFAAGFGYFSRISGYNVSDIEELIFIGNNTSLQIGGILFAGILIASLGAVMDVSMSVASTINEIYEKNNDLSRKELFKSGINVGRDMMGTMSNTLILAFTGGSINTLILSYSYCMQYNQVMNMYSIGIEIMQGISGSIAVILTVPLVSLITSELLTNKRILNKVRKEAV
- a CDS encoding purple acid phosphatase family protein; its protein translation is MIKRAKKLMTILLTLTVVLSASAGVFAADNDGWTEASKTSAADNGEWEKWCDEWEQIKNNPTQVSLTPGKDETELNFSWYSKKSNEKPRFKFGKRADLKDGKEIEVTSEEAVSGYVSNKCIVTGLTENTTYYYSYTVDGKWSEPVSYRARSTKEFDILFVGDPQIGSSSGNIATGSETEQGQDKATRNDSFNWNNTINTALKDNPNISFMISAGDQIQSRDKKNPSKTYDKNEIEYAGYLSADALKSLPVATTIGNHDAPSGNYSYHFNNPNASELGETVAGGDYYYTYGNTLFMVLNTNNYNIAEHKEFIEKAVSENKDARWKVVTLHQDIYGSGEHSNEPEIVSLRYSLVPIFEDNDIDVVLTGHDHAYSRSHILSGGYKEKDESKLLSEDDFEKYFDGEVKSDEKYEEYLKYVEDKKAVETTKGDINNVVDPEGILYMTANSASGSKYYDLVTRKQSYIASRWQEDVPTYSTIHISDTEFSISTYRTDNGEKIDDTFKITKTK